A window of the Pseudopipra pipra isolate bDixPip1 unplaced genomic scaffold, bDixPip1.hap1 HAP1_SCAFFOLD_72, whole genome shotgun sequence genome harbors these coding sequences:
- the LOC135408877 gene encoding ATP-dependent DNA helicase PIF1-like: protein MLKCPVGGRVELKLGAQVMLAKNLDVSQGLVNGARGVVVGFESEQKGLPKVRFLCGVTQVIRMEKWVFKGPSGVHLSRQQLPLKLAWAISIHKSQGMSLDCVEISLSRVFESGQAYVALSRARSLAGLRVLDFDPKVVRADPSVLHFYRQLRRHQLLTQDSLHTYSDADEKENVKCS, encoded by the exons ATGCTCAAGTGTCCTGTGGGTGGTAGAGTTGAGCTGAAGCTTGGAGCTCAG gtGATGCTAGCAAAGAATCTGGATGTGTCTCAAGGGCTGGTGAACGGGGCACGAGGCGTTGTTGTAGGATTTGAAAGTGAACAGAAGG GGCTGCCTAAGGTGAGGTTTCTCTGTGGGGTCACACAGGTCATAAGAATGGAGAAATGGGTCTTCAAAGGACCATCAGGAGTTCACCTGAGTCGTCAACAGCTGCCTTTAAAGTTGGCATGGGCCATTTCCATTCACAAGAGTCAG GGCATGTCTTTAGATTGTGTGGAAATCTCCCTGTCTCGTGTCTTTGAAAGTGGGCAGGCTTACGTAGCCCTCTCCCGAGCCCGCAGCCTTGCAGGTCTCCGTGTTCTGGATTTTGACCCAAAAGTAGTGAGAGCTgatccttctgtgctgcacTTCTATAGACAGCTGAGGCGTCATCAGCTTTTAACCCAG GATTCACTACACACCTATTCAGATGCTGATGAGAAGGAGAATGTGAAATGCAGCTGA